The Megasphaera stantonii genome includes a window with the following:
- the rpmG gene encoding 50S ribosomal protein L33 codes for MRTAITLACTECKQRNYRTNKNKKNNPDRLELKKYCPFCKKQTVHKETK; via the coding sequence ATGCGTACAGCGATTACATTGGCATGCACAGAATGCAAACAGCGTAACTACCGGACAAACAAAAACAAGAAAAACAATCCGGACCGTTTGGAATTGAAAAAATATTGCCCGTTCTGCAAAAAACAAACCGTACATAAAGAAACGAAATAA
- the secE gene encoding preprotein translocase subunit SecE produces MALSKKAAQKNKKNPGKSFFQGVKVELKKVIWPTRRELINYTVMVIVATIVVMAIIGVADGVFGQLFNLLRAVVG; encoded by the coding sequence ATGGCACTTTCAAAAAAAGCAGCACAAAAGAATAAGAAGAATCCGGGCAAGTCATTTTTTCAAGGCGTTAAGGTGGAACTGAAAAAGGTCATCTGGCCGACGAGAAGAGAGCTGATAAACTACACGGTCATGGTCATCGTCGCGACGATCGTCGTCATGGCGATTATCGGCGTGGCCGACGGCGTTTTTGGTCAGTTGTTTAATTTGCTTCGAGCCGTTGTCGGATAG
- the nusG gene encoding transcription termination/antitermination protein NusG produces MESEKKWYVIHTYSGYENKVMATLERKVKSMGLENVINRILVPMEEEIDVGKDGKKRAVKRKVFPGYVLVEMEVNDRSWYVVRNTPGVTGFVGSATKPIPLEPEEVKSILKSQNLDTEPKPHISVEVGEQVRITSGPFENFIATITEINEEKGTLKGLIDMFGRETPVEVDYSQIEKSLE; encoded by the coding sequence ATGGAATCTGAAAAAAAATGGTATGTCATCCATACGTATTCCGGTTATGAAAATAAAGTAATGGCTACGTTGGAACGGAAAGTTAAATCCATGGGATTGGAAAATGTCATTAACCGCATCCTCGTCCCGATGGAGGAAGAAATCGACGTCGGCAAAGACGGGAAAAAGCGCGCCGTGAAACGCAAGGTTTTCCCCGGCTATGTCCTCGTCGAAATGGAAGTCAACGACCGTTCCTGGTATGTCGTCCGCAACACCCCGGGCGTAACGGGGTTTGTAGGCTCGGCGACGAAGCCTATTCCCTTGGAACCGGAGGAAGTTAAGAGTATTCTGAAATCGCAGAATCTTGACACGGAACCGAAACCGCATATTTCCGTTGAAGTAGGCGAACAGGTCCGCATCACATCCGGTCCTTTTGAAAACTTCATTGCGACCATTACGGAAATCAATGAAGAAAAAGGAACCCTCAAAGGCCTTATCGATATGTTTGGCCGGGAAACTCCAGTAGAAGTCGACTATTCTCAAATTGAGAAAAGTCTGGAATAA
- the rplK gene encoding 50S ribosomal protein L11, whose protein sequence is MAKKVARMVKLQCEAGKATPAPPIGPALGQAGVNIMAFVKEFNERTAKQAGYIIPVEITVYEDRSFTFITKTPPAAVLLKKAAGLDKASGEPNKKKVAKLSRDKVREIATTKMPDLNANDVEQAMKMIEGTARSMGIEIVD, encoded by the coding sequence ATGGCAAAAAAAGTAGCAAGAATGGTAAAACTTCAGTGTGAAGCTGGCAAGGCAACTCCGGCGCCTCCGATTGGTCCTGCATTAGGCCAGGCTGGCGTTAACATCATGGCCTTCGTAAAGGAATTCAACGAACGTACGGCGAAACAGGCTGGTTACATTATTCCTGTTGAAATCACTGTATACGAAGACAGATCCTTTACCTTCATTACAAAGACACCGCCCGCTGCCGTATTGTTGAAAAAAGCAGCTGGCCTTGACAAAGCTTCGGGCGAACCGAACAAGAAAAAGGTTGCAAAACTGAGCCGCGACAAAGTCCGCGAAATTGCAACGACGAAGATGCCTGACCTCAACGCCAACGACGTAGAACAGGCTATGAAAATGATTGAAGGCACTGCCCGCAGCATGGGTATTGAAATCGTAGACTAA
- the rplA gene encoding 50S ribosomal protein L1, with protein sequence MAKVGKKYAEAAKMYDKYKLYEPAEAIDILKKMDTAKFDETVELAVNLNVDPKYADQQVRGALVLPHGIGKTKTVLVFAQGDKEKEAQEAGADFVGADDLIEKIKGGWLDFDVAIATPNMMGKVGRLGKILGPKGLMPNPKVGTVTMDVAKAVSESKAGKVEYRTDKAGNIHSPIGKKSFDANKLIENLTTLVDTLVKVKPSGAKGQYIKTITVSSTMGPGIHINPFSVKGIVKADEQ encoded by the coding sequence ATGGCAAAAGTAGGCAAGAAATATGCTGAAGCCGCTAAAATGTACGATAAATACAAATTGTACGAACCGGCTGAAGCCATCGACATCTTGAAAAAGATGGATACGGCTAAATTTGACGAAACTGTCGAATTGGCTGTAAACTTAAACGTAGATCCGAAATATGCCGACCAGCAGGTTCGCGGCGCTTTGGTTCTGCCTCATGGCATTGGCAAAACGAAGACTGTTCTCGTATTTGCTCAAGGCGATAAAGAAAAAGAAGCTCAGGAAGCCGGCGCTGATTTTGTAGGCGCAGACGACCTGATTGAAAAAATCAAAGGCGGCTGGCTCGATTTCGATGTAGCTATTGCTACGCCGAACATGATGGGCAAAGTTGGCCGTTTGGGTAAAATCCTCGGGCCGAAAGGCTTAATGCCGAACCCGAAAGTCGGTACGGTTACGATGGACGTTGCAAAAGCTGTTTCCGAAAGCAAAGCTGGTAAGGTTGAATATCGTACGGATAAGGCCGGCAATATTCATTCCCCTATCGGTAAAAAGTCTTTCGACGCTAATAAATTGATCGAAAACCTTACGACTCTCGTCGACACGCTTGTCAAAGTAAAACCGTCGGGTGCCAAAGGCCAGTACATCAAAACGATCACTGTCAGCTCCACGATGGGCCCTGGTATCCATATCAACCCGTTCAGCGTAAAAGGCATTGTAAAAGCTGACGAACAATAA
- the rplJ gene encoding 50S ribosomal protein L10: MSMYAKHQVSPAKAAVVEEMKEKLQAAQGVVFVGFTGLTVADVTKLRRKFREGNVEYKVIKNTLTRIAASEIGFEGVSEFLEGPTAIAYSTEDAVAPAKILKEFIKETKTEALTVKVGIADGQIIDAAAVDALANLPSRDELIAKVVGSMQAPISGLVNVLQGNIRNMVYVLDAVRAKKAEQETA; this comes from the coding sequence ATGTCTATGTATGCAAAGCATCAGGTTTCTCCTGCTAAAGCCGCTGTCGTTGAAGAAATGAAGGAAAAACTGCAGGCAGCTCAGGGTGTTGTATTCGTTGGATTTACGGGTTTGACCGTAGCCGACGTTACGAAGCTCCGCCGCAAATTCCGCGAAGGCAATGTTGAATACAAGGTTATCAAAAACACCTTGACTCGCATCGCCGCCAGCGAAATCGGTTTCGAAGGGGTATCTGAATTCCTCGAAGGCCCGACAGCTATCGCCTATTCCACGGAAGACGCCGTAGCTCCGGCTAAGATTTTAAAAGAATTCATCAAAGAAACGAAAACAGAAGCTCTGACGGTCAAAGTCGGTATTGCCGATGGTCAGATCATCGATGCAGCAGCCGTCGACGCATTGGCAAACCTGCCGAGCCGCGACGAACTTATCGCGAAGGTTGTCGGCAGCATGCAGGCTCCTATTTCCGGTCTTGTCAACGTACTTCAGGGCAATATCCGCAATATGGTTTATGTGCTTGACGCAGTACGTGCTAAGAAAGCAGAACAAGAAACTGCTTAA
- the rplL gene encoding 50S ribosomal protein L7/L12 — protein MTKEEIMQAIENMTVLELSELVKEMEEKFGVSAAAPVAVAAAPAAGAAAAEEKSEFDVILASAGDKKINVIKVVREVTGLGLKEAKALVDGAPSPVKEGLSKADADALKAKLEEAGATVELK, from the coding sequence ATGACTAAAGAAGAAATCATGCAAGCCATTGAAAACATGACTGTTTTGGAACTTTCCGAACTCGTAAAAGAAATGGAAGAAAAATTCGGCGTATCCGCTGCTGCTCCCGTAGCTGTTGCTGCTGCTCCGGCTGCTGGCGCTGCTGCTGCTGAAGAAAAATCCGAATTCGACGTTATCCTCGCTTCCGCTGGCGACAAGAAGATCAACGTAATCAAAGTTGTCCGCGAAGTAACGGGCCTCGGCTTGAAAGAAGCTAAAGCTCTCGTTGACGGTGCTCCGAGCCCTGTTAAAGAAGGCCTCTCCAAAGCTGACGCTGACGCTCTCAAAGCTAAATTGGAAGAAGCAGGCGCTACTGTTGAATTGAAATAA
- a CDS encoding DUF819 domain-containing protein → MNSLISPENTWMLLAVMCASVAASIYLEQTYAWASKVSGAVIALILALVLVNVGVLPTHAPLFDDIVWGYAVPMAIPLLLLQANMTKIWRETGRMLFVFLIGSAGTICGALLGTAIFGSMIDGLPKVAAMMTGSYIGGGVNFVALADAFKTDGTLVSSTIVADNLTMAVYFLVLLGCVSNAFFRRYFTHPHIDAVEQSGQADEGKTLAAAYWSRKDISLRDIAVNVMYAAVVVTLSKWVGSSLSALIPADNWLLHMANTFFGSEYVWITFISMIVATFFDKKVASISGAQEIGTYFIYLFFFVIGVPASISEILRNAPLLFAFCFLMVVVNMLFCFVGGKLFRFNLEDIVLASNANIGGPTTAAGMAISQGWTKLVGPSMLVGTFGYVIGTYLGIIVGSILGA, encoded by the coding sequence TTGAATTCATTGATTAGTCCTGAAAATACGTGGATGCTGCTGGCGGTGATGTGCGCGTCCGTCGCTGCGTCGATTTATTTGGAACAGACCTATGCCTGGGCTTCGAAGGTGTCGGGAGCCGTCATCGCCCTGATTCTCGCCCTGGTGCTGGTCAACGTCGGCGTCCTGCCTACGCACGCGCCCTTGTTTGACGACATCGTCTGGGGATACGCCGTGCCGATGGCCATTCCCTTGCTGCTGCTCCAGGCCAACATGACGAAGATCTGGCGGGAAACGGGGCGGATGCTCTTCGTGTTTCTCATCGGCTCGGCAGGGACGATCTGCGGAGCCCTGCTGGGGACGGCGATTTTCGGCTCCATGATAGACGGGCTGCCCAAGGTGGCGGCCATGATGACCGGCTCGTATATCGGCGGCGGTGTCAACTTCGTGGCCCTGGCCGACGCCTTCAAGACCGACGGCACGTTGGTGTCCTCGACGATCGTAGCGGATAATCTCACCATGGCCGTTTACTTCCTCGTCCTGCTGGGATGCGTAAGCAACGCCTTTTTCCGCCGCTATTTTACCCATCCCCATATCGACGCCGTAGAGCAAAGCGGGCAGGCCGATGAAGGCAAGACGCTGGCCGCCGCCTATTGGAGCCGCAAGGACATTTCCCTGCGGGACATCGCCGTAAACGTCATGTATGCAGCCGTCGTCGTGACCTTATCCAAGTGGGTCGGCTCGTCCCTGTCCGCCCTCATCCCTGCGGACAACTGGCTTCTCCACATGGCGAATACCTTTTTCGGCAGCGAATACGTGTGGATTACCTTTATTTCCATGATCGTCGCCACTTTCTTCGACAAAAAAGTGGCCTCCATCAGCGGCGCCCAGGAAATCGGCACCTATTTCATCTACCTCTTTTTCTTTGTCATCGGCGTGCCGGCGTCCATATCGGAAATCCTGAGAAACGCGCCGCTGCTCTTTGCCTTCTGCTTCCTCATGGTCGTCGTCAACATGCTGTTTTGCTTTGTCGGCGGCAAGCTGTTCCGCTTCAATCTGGAAGACATCGTCCTGGCGTCCAACGCCAATATTGGCGGCCCGACGACGGCTGCCGGCATGGCTATTTCCCAGGGATGGACGAAGCTCGTCGGCCCGTCCATGCTGGTCGGCACCTTCGGCTACGTTATCGGAACCTATTTAGGTATTATCGTCGGCAGCATATTAGGCGCGTAA
- a CDS encoding aldo/keto reductase: MEYVLLNNGVSMPVLGFGTFQIPNGAPCREAVAAALAAGYRHIDTASSYQNEEAVGQAIRQSGVARSELFITSKAYIHEMGYDKTKAAFDRQLRLLGLDYLDLYLVHMPFGDYYGSWRAMEELYKEGKIRAIGVSNFSSSRLMDLCYNADIAPAVNQIERHPFYQRAEELAVMEELNVQAEAWAPFAEGMNGMFTQPVLQEIAAAHGKSVAQVILRWEIQSGLPCIAKSVRPERIRENFAIWDFELTADEMKGIAALDLGHPQMLDTERPSEVKRVYDFLNNPVVTSLHE; the protein is encoded by the coding sequence ATGGAATATGTATTGTTAAACAACGGCGTGTCTATGCCTGTGCTGGGCTTCGGCACCTTTCAGATTCCCAATGGAGCCCCTTGCCGTGAGGCCGTCGCGGCGGCTCTTGCCGCAGGGTACCGGCATATCGACACGGCCAGCTCGTATCAAAATGAAGAAGCCGTCGGCCAGGCAATTCGCCAGTCCGGCGTCGCCCGCAGCGAATTGTTTATCACGTCGAAGGCCTACATTCACGAAATGGGCTATGACAAGACGAAGGCAGCCTTTGACCGCCAGCTCCGCCTGCTGGGGCTGGACTACCTCGACTTGTACCTCGTGCACATGCCCTTTGGCGATTATTACGGCTCGTGGCGGGCTATGGAAGAGTTGTATAAGGAAGGGAAGATTCGGGCGATCGGCGTGAGCAATTTCAGCAGCAGCCGGCTGATGGATTTGTGCTATAACGCCGACATCGCGCCGGCTGTCAACCAGATTGAACGGCATCCCTTCTATCAGCGGGCAGAGGAATTAGCTGTCATGGAAGAATTGAACGTGCAGGCCGAAGCCTGGGCTCCCTTCGCCGAAGGAATGAACGGCATGTTCACCCAGCCCGTATTGCAGGAGATTGCCGCGGCTCACGGAAAGAGCGTCGCCCAGGTCATTCTGCGATGGGAAATCCAGAGTGGGTTGCCGTGCATCGCTAAATCAGTCCGGCCCGAACGGATTCGGGAAAACTTCGCCATCTGGGATTTCGAGCTGACTGCGGATGAAATGAAGGGCATTGCCGCCCTTGATTTAGGTCATCCGCAGATGCTCGATACGGAGCGGCCCAGTGAAGTAAAACGGGTCTACGATTTCCTGAATAACCCCGTCGTCACCTCGCTTCATGAATAA
- a CDS encoding LysR family transcriptional regulator substrate-binding protein: protein MFAELESGTKEFQAYAAQKAERLRIGAASSRLLPQALTTYAARHRQGQFCIRQIIEPREMEEQLLGGRIDFCLSFQPLRHAQIYSVKLTDEDIFLAVSPRHPLARRPFVDLAEVKDEPFITLTSECGLYETSLAFCRDAGFIPTVAFEINSLEVIANLVSADLGVAFVPAFGSESLSQSITRLPSRTPTCRRGIWLSYKALWQPSPQQEQFRTFLLHYFSGPAPDSSVVY, encoded by the coding sequence ATGTTTGCTGAATTAGAATCGGGAACAAAGGAATTTCAAGCCTACGCCGCGCAAAAAGCCGAGCGTCTCCGCATCGGCGCCGCTTCGTCCCGTCTCCTGCCTCAAGCGCTGACGACGTACGCGGCGCGGCATAGGCAGGGGCAATTCTGTATACGCCAAATCATCGAACCTAGAGAAATGGAAGAGCAGCTGTTGGGCGGCCGGATAGATTTCTGCCTATCCTTTCAACCCTTGCGCCATGCCCAAATATACAGCGTTAAGCTGACCGACGAAGATATTTTTCTCGCCGTATCGCCTCGTCATCCCTTAGCCCGCCGCCCCTTCGTCGACTTGGCCGAGGTAAAGGACGAGCCGTTTATTACGCTGACCAGCGAATGCGGCCTCTATGAAACATCTCTGGCCTTCTGCCGCGATGCCGGCTTCATCCCGACAGTCGCGTTTGAAATCAACAGTCTCGAAGTCATCGCCAACCTGGTCAGCGCGGATCTCGGCGTCGCCTTTGTCCCCGCCTTCGGCTCCGAATCCCTGAGCCAAAGCATTACGCGCCTTCCTAGCAGAACGCCGACATGCCGCCGCGGCATATGGCTGTCGTATAAAGCCTTATGGCAGCCGTCGCCGCAGCAAGAACAATTCCGCACGTTCTTACTACATTACTTCTCCGGCCCCGCGCCGGATAGCTCCGTCGTCTATTGA
- a CDS encoding LysR family transcriptional regulator, whose protein sequence is MELLHLSYFQTIARLESLTQAADVLHVSQPSLSRLSAKY, encoded by the coding sequence ATGGAACTACTGCATTTATCCTATTTCCAAACCATTGCCCGCTTAGAAAGCCTGACGCAGGCCGCCGACGTGCTCCACGTATCGCAGCCGTCTCTCAGCCGTCTCTCAGCAAAATATTAA
- a CDS encoding MFS transporter, with translation MDRDRIFTKDFIVNFFINFNVYMVFFLFTIIVVEYAMTFLQATASQAGLAAGIFVFSGFAGCIAAGRCAVWLGLKPLLYIGGLIFFAASAMYVVISSVTALYGVRILQGFGFGVVSTATGTLVAALTPVSRRGEGIGYYTLSVILATAAGPFLGMWFQRYGLYTADMLLCMALCGINIGLAVLLRTPMLPSYEPAKNKGSFWRKYVEPAAVPIGVLGLIIGMSYSGLVSFLTSFVKEARLTEAGA, from the coding sequence ATGGATAGGGATCGGATTTTTACGAAGGACTTTATCGTCAATTTTTTTATCAATTTTAATGTATACATGGTCTTTTTCTTGTTTACTATTATCGTAGTGGAATATGCGATGACCTTTTTGCAGGCGACGGCCAGTCAGGCCGGGTTAGCCGCCGGTATTTTTGTATTCTCCGGCTTTGCCGGGTGCATCGCCGCAGGACGGTGTGCCGTATGGCTGGGTTTGAAACCCTTGCTGTATATAGGAGGTCTTATCTTTTTTGCGGCTTCGGCAATGTATGTCGTCATCTCTTCTGTGACGGCGTTGTATGGTGTTCGTATCCTGCAGGGCTTTGGGTTCGGCGTGGTGTCTACTGCTACGGGCACCTTGGTGGCTGCTTTGACGCCGGTGTCGCGCCGCGGAGAAGGTATTGGGTACTACACGCTGAGCGTTATTTTAGCAACGGCGGCAGGGCCCTTTTTGGGTATGTGGTTTCAGCGATACGGCTTGTATACGGCCGACATGCTTTTGTGCATGGCTCTGTGCGGCATAAACATAGGGCTTGCCGTTCTTCTTCGGACTCCCATGCTGCCGTCTTATGAACCGGCGAAGAATAAAGGCTCTTTTTGGCGGAAATATGTCGAGCCGGCTGCCGTGCCAATCGGCGTGCTAGGCCTTATCATCGGCATGTCCTATTCCGGGCTGGTAAGCTTTTTGACCTCCTTCGTAAAAGAGGCGCGTTTGACCGAGGCCGGCGCATAG
- a CDS encoding LuxR family transcriptional regulator: MRSLPPVDAEQFVGFCALIHLTPPPIDVNGCYYPIAPIAAVIQDKVLLSRGEFPQLLLQATEHYKTAMASQYILPAIYESILLACVYEHAGNIDGAATALKQAVALAQPDHLVMPFAEHAEYLPQAMEQLRSDAAAAPFIEQVQGLSLAEPLAALRTALAKPSLPLSKREQEVAAMVATGLTNKAIAGQLNIAEVTVKKTLSQIYKKLGITNRAALSHYMSHHPMS; this comes from the coding sequence GTGCGAAGCCTTCCTCCAGTCGATGCTGAACAGTTCGTCGGCTTCTGTGCCCTTATACACCTCACCCCCCCCCCGATAGACGTAAATGGCTGTTATTATCCCATCGCGCCGATAGCCGCCGTCATACAGGATAAGGTCCTGCTGAGCCGCGGAGAATTTCCTCAGCTCCTGCTGCAGGCGACGGAACATTATAAAACGGCTATGGCCTCGCAGTACATATTGCCGGCGATTTACGAATCGATTCTTCTCGCCTGCGTCTACGAGCACGCCGGCAACATAGACGGAGCAGCAACGGCATTAAAACAGGCCGTCGCGCTGGCCCAGCCCGACCATCTCGTCATGCCCTTCGCCGAACACGCCGAATACCTGCCGCAGGCGATGGAACAGCTCCGCTCCGACGCGGCGGCAGCGCCCTTTATCGAACAGGTGCAGGGCCTTTCCCTAGCCGAGCCGTTGGCGGCGCTGCGCACGGCTCTCGCGAAGCCGTCCCTGCCCTTATCCAAGAGGGAACAAGAAGTCGCCGCCATGGTCGCTACCGGCCTGACCAACAAGGCCATCGCCGGTCAATTAAACATCGCCGAAGTGACCGTAAAGAAAACGCTGAGCCAAATATACAAAAAGCTGGGCATTACCAACCGCGCTGCCTTGTCGCATTACATGTCCCATCATCCGATGAGCTGA
- a CDS encoding nuclear transport factor 2 family protein: protein MMTEEALILQLSKRIMTAYFEELDLTPLFSHLSDDVIWAGAGKHMQLTGYEAVTEALRRGHSQRVPCRISNEEYTVRPLSDTTWLCQICSDITTDPSCNMFIHEYQRCVFIFQKTQRNDGWEIIYLNNSIAYNRLNDQELFAAEYGMHNFQQRAEADGENVLTTQDKYQLYSYIKRNAFANLDAAGKNLFLALSLFPSFTGELASYVMDSPRAKDLLDAEVERNPFLYFDYHDGTYSFHPLLASYLHYVFSRKSRRWQQAQQLRAAHWYLQEGDYKQAIVLARRAGDYDTVLTAIEQGGRESLYGFPHDVAADTLQHASAAERAAHLEGCFYCVLYAFRCGKRLLAVKYLSVLADCVETEFADAAQRLYYAAYAEVMKGFCSYPDLSAMTKHVQRARELLPSPHDLILPWTFGSPSPLSLYHSLPGQLEQTAEGLRQFTASYIRLIHADAFPVQTDFIRGEYEYLTGRLDEAEQTLAKYVHANSIVPKCISHLQTAHFYLARLALCRGDAAGLQKEIQRLHSLKLQVYPQCGTAVKHLCEAFLQSMLNSSSASVPLYTSPPPR from the coding sequence ATGATGACGGAAGAAGCGCTTATATTGCAGCTAAGCAAACGAATTATGACGGCGTATTTTGAAGAACTGGACTTGACGCCGCTCTTTTCTCATTTATCGGACGACGTCATCTGGGCCGGCGCGGGAAAGCATATGCAGCTCACAGGCTATGAAGCCGTCACGGAGGCCCTCCGCCGCGGCCACAGCCAGCGCGTCCCCTGCCGCATCAGCAACGAGGAGTACACCGTCCGCCCGCTGAGCGATACGACGTGGCTCTGCCAGATTTGCTCCGACATCACGACGGACCCGTCCTGCAACATGTTTATCCACGAATACCAGCGCTGCGTCTTTATTTTTCAAAAAACACAGCGTAATGACGGTTGGGAAATCATCTATCTGAATAATTCCATTGCGTATAACCGTCTGAACGATCAGGAGCTGTTCGCCGCCGAGTACGGTATGCACAACTTCCAGCAGCGCGCCGAAGCCGATGGAGAAAACGTCCTGACGACGCAGGACAAGTACCAGCTGTACAGCTACATAAAACGAAATGCCTTTGCTAATCTCGACGCAGCGGGAAAAAATCTCTTTCTGGCCCTGTCCCTCTTTCCATCCTTTACGGGAGAGCTGGCGTCCTATGTGATGGATTCGCCCCGCGCCAAGGATCTTCTCGACGCCGAGGTGGAACGAAATCCCTTCTTATATTTCGATTACCATGACGGGACCTATTCCTTCCATCCCCTGCTGGCCTCGTATCTGCACTATGTCTTTTCACGGAAAAGCCGCCGCTGGCAGCAGGCGCAGCAGCTCCGGGCGGCGCACTGGTACCTGCAGGAAGGCGACTATAAACAGGCCATCGTCCTGGCCCGCCGCGCTGGCGACTACGACACGGTCCTGACGGCGATCGAGCAAGGCGGCCGGGAAAGCTTATACGGCTTCCCCCATGACGTCGCCGCCGATACGCTGCAGCATGCTTCCGCCGCAGAGCGGGCCGCTCATCTGGAAGGCTGCTTTTACTGCGTCTTATACGCCTTCCGCTGCGGCAAGCGGCTCCTCGCTGTCAAATATCTTTCCGTTCTGGCGGACTGCGTCGAGACGGAATTCGCCGACGCCGCCCAGCGCCTGTACTACGCGGCCTATGCCGAGGTGATGAAAGGTTTCTGCTCGTACCCGGATCTTTCCGCTATGACGAAGCACGTCCAGCGCGCCCGGGAGCTTCTCCCGTCGCCGCACGACCTCATCCTGCCATGGACCTTCGGCTCGCCGTCGCCATTGTCCCTCTATCATTCCCTGCCGGGGCAACTGGAACAAACGGCGGAAGGGCTGCGGCAATTTACCGCTTCTTATATACGGCTGATACACGCCGACGCCTTTCCGGTCCAGACCGATTTTATCCGCGGCGAATACGAATACCTGACGGGACGTCTCGACGAAGCGGAACAAACGCTGGCAAAATACGTTCATGCCAATTCTATCGTGCCGAAATGCATTTCCCACCTGCAAACGGCCCATTTTTATTTAGCCCGCCTAGCCCTTTGCCGCGGCGACGCCGCAGGGCTGCAGAAAGAAATACAGCGTCTGCACTCGCTGAAGCTCCAGGTCTACCCGCAATGCGGCACGGCTGTAAAGCACCTGTGCGAAGCCTTCCTCCAGTCGATGCTGAACAGTTCGTCGGCTTCTGTGCCCTTATACACCTCACCCCCCCCCCGATAG
- a CDS encoding IS30 family transposase, producing MDHIHSNTIEDVRTPGRHLSLEERGMIQALHRQGLSLRNIAAAVGCAHTTVFYELRRGTPDRKSKHGRAPQYMAKRGQKAYAENRKNSRKPCKIDHDDCELFIQWMVERVRQERWSLDACVGYARRNKLFTPEQIPCTKTLYNMLWANKLPLSLFEVPQVLKHKRRRKWVRKNKRMKGRSIEERPAVVDDGTEMGHWEVDTVVGRRAGREAVVFTAVEKVTRNYIAIRIPGRTCAGVEAALAQLQERYGAEYFSQIFKTMTADNGPEFENLSQFESLGTKIYFTHPYSSWERAQNERHNGLLRDFIPKGMSMERFSDEDILNMADTLNQRPRRVLGYHTPSELFDAFLDEVYASECVS from the coding sequence ATGGATCACATCCATTCTAACACAATTGAGGACGTACGTACACCCGGCCGCCATCTTTCTTTGGAGGAACGTGGCATGATTCAGGCCCTGCATCGCCAGGGGCTTTCCCTTCGCAACATCGCTGCTGCAGTAGGATGTGCTCATACGACTGTTTTCTATGAACTTCGGCGTGGAACGCCGGATCGGAAAAGCAAGCACGGTCGTGCCCCTCAGTATATGGCAAAGCGCGGTCAGAAGGCTTATGCAGAGAATCGCAAGAACTCCAGGAAGCCTTGTAAAATCGATCATGACGACTGCGAGCTGTTTATCCAATGGATGGTGGAACGAGTCCGCCAGGAACGCTGGTCACTGGATGCCTGCGTTGGCTATGCTAGGCGAAATAAGCTATTTACTCCGGAACAGATTCCCTGTACCAAGACGCTCTACAACATGCTTTGGGCTAACAAACTTCCACTGTCACTCTTCGAGGTACCGCAGGTCTTGAAGCACAAACGCCGCCGCAAATGGGTGCGTAAGAACAAACGTATGAAGGGTCGCTCCATTGAGGAACGTCCTGCCGTCGTCGATGATGGTACCGAGATGGGCCACTGGGAAGTGGATACGGTCGTTGGTCGGCGCGCAGGTCGTGAAGCAGTAGTCTTCACCGCTGTTGAAAAGGTTACGCGCAACTACATCGCTATCCGAATTCCTGGACGTACCTGCGCCGGCGTTGAAGCTGCTCTTGCACAGTTGCAGGAGCGATATGGCGCAGAGTACTTCAGCCAGATCTTTAAGACGATGACGGCCGATAACGGTCCAGAGTTTGAGAACTTATCGCAGTTCGAGAGCCTCGGTACTAAGATATACTTTACACATCCGTACAGCTCATGGGAGCGGGCTCAGAACGAACGCCACAATGGCCTGCTGAGGGATTTCATCCCAAAGGGCATGTCCATGGAGCGGTTCTCTGATGAGGATATCCTGAACATGGCAGATACGCTGAACCAGCGCCCACGGCGTGTTTTGGGCTACCATACGCCGTCAGAGCTATTTGATGCATTCCTCGATGAAGTTTATGCTAGTGAGTGTGTTTCCTGA